The window GTGGAGAAAGCTTCCTTGTGAGCCTCTCGCTCGCTCTTGGGCTCTCCGAACTGGCGAGCCAAAAGATATCCATCGACTCCCTCTTCCTCGATGAAGGCTTCGGAACGCTCGACACCGATACGCTCGATATCGCACTGAATGCACTCAATATGCTTGAGAGCAGAGGGAAGATGGTAGGGGTAATCTCTCACGTCGAGACGATGAAAGAGCGTATTCCACTACAGATCAAGATACACAAAAGTGGTGGCGGGGAGAGTCGAGTAGAATTGGTGGGGCAGACTTCACCTTCATTGATAAGGCAAGAATTTTAAGTGATTGATTGCTAAACATACCCTTTTCGTCGCTTTTGAGAAAGTAGAGATATAACCGTTTCAAACGCTTTTTCCGCCGATTGAAAATATTGCGTTATCTGGCCTGTCGCTTTCCGATTATGGACAGACCCATATTCCCGAACGACAACATATTCGCCAAAAAGAGTAGGCTGACAAATAATCTTGTAGTACCTCGTCCTGCCATTCACAACCCGTGTCAATACGAACGAGGAGCGGAATTTTCTACGAGCTTCGCTTCTCTTCGAGTCCATACATTCTTTTCTTTCGTGAAATCTCTTCTTCGATGCGGCGTTCAAGTTCCGGGAGAAGTTCGTTGGCGCACTCCTTTACGCATTTTTGTATAAACGCCTCCCTGCTTTCTATAATCCCGTATGCAGCCAGGCCTTCAATGCGATTTTCCGTTTCATCGTCAAGATCGACACTTTTATTGTGATTTCTGTCATATTCTTTTACAATATGTGACAATGCATCTTCGAATACACTAACGGATCTTGGACGTTCATTTAGTGGTTCAAAGTGCTTTTTCAGCAACTCGAAAGTCTCTTTATCAATATCAATGCGTTTAATTGCCATTTTATATCCTATGATTCTTAATAATGTATTATTGCATAAATTATACACTTTTAAAAACAATTGTGCCATTCGATGCCAATTAGATTACCCATAATCGCTATTTTATTGAATATTTATTGTGAAAACCGGAAATATAGGCTTCTCCATAGGTATTCCTCGATTATTGAGTACTTTTTATATTATTATGATAATATAACATTACCATAATATAAACGTTCATATCGAGCAAATCAGACTTCATATGGTCACTTACAAAATGAATGGTGGGCAATGGAAATGCATAAAAGAGAGATATTTGATGACTTCAGGGATGATATTGCAGATTATGCATTATCTGAATACAAAAGTTTGAGTGATGACATAGACATATGGATTGAGCGCTTTAAAATAGAAAAGAGCGGCAAGTCTTCAACAATGCGTTCCTATTCCGAAGCGCTGCACACTTTTGTCACTTTCTGTGCACTGTATGACGGGAAACTGCAGATTCATGAAATAGGGGCCAAATTTATCAACAGATACATTATGTATTATGTCGAAAAGCTGGCCGCTCGAGATTTGGAGACTGGACGCATTCCGCAAAACGAATATGATGCCATAATGGAAAAATACAATCAAAATTTTGGCCCAAACGGCAGAGATACGCCCATTCCCGCCAGATACCAGAAGACCCTGCAACATCGATTGACCGTATTGAAGAGTTTTTTACGATTTATCAGCATGCAGAACAAAGATGGCCACGATTTCACACGCATTTTCCCCCAGGTCGCCAAAGCCAGCAGCACCAAAAACGACCTTGGCCAGCGATACTTGAGCGAAAACCAGCTTGCTGCGCTCGTCTCCACCGCATACGAGTGGCCGGCCTACTACA of the Hydrogenimonas cancrithermarum genome contains:
- a CDS encoding WGR domain-containing protein, coding for MDSKRSEARRKFRSSFVLTRVVNGRTRYYKIICQPTLFGEYVVVREYGSVHNRKATGQITQYFQSAEKAFETVISLLSQKRRKGYV